Genomic window (Chloroflexota bacterium):
ACTCCAATAACCCCTTGGTCAATGCCATGTGCGTTGGAATTGCAGAGAGTGGGAAACTGGTCAAGTCCGTGGCCAAGGGGACTGGAAACATACTGCTGCTGGTGGGAGCAGACACCGGGCGGGACGGACTTCACGGCGCCTCCGGGCTGGCCTCGCGAACCTTCGAGGAGGAACGAGAGCTGCGCCCGACAGTCCAGGTTGGCAACCCTTTCCTGGAGAAGCTGCTTATCGAGGCCTGCGTGGAGCTGGCGGAAACCGACTGGATTGTGGGAATGCAGGACCTGGGAGCGGCAGGCCTCACTAGCTCCGTGGTGGAGAGTGCTGCCAAGGGTGGGAGTGGGGTAGACGTTGACGTTGGCAAGGTGCCCCGTCGTGAGCAGGGGATGACGCCTTATGAGGTCATGCTCTCCGAATCTCAGGAACGTATGCTGGTGGTGGTGAAGAAAGGCTACGAGGACAAGGTAAGGAAACATTTTCAACGCTGGGAGCTAACTTCCGACATCATCGGTTACGTGACCGATGATGGCATAGCCAGGATCAGAGAGGGGGGTAGAATTGTCGCCGAGGCTCCAGTGAAGCTGTTGACTGATCCTCCCCTTTACCATATTTCCTGCCGAAAACCAGTGTGGTTGAAGCGACTTCAGGACTTCGACCTGAGCGTCATTCCCGATCTCTCTCCCCAGGAATGTCAACCGGCTCTCATTAGACTACTGGCATCTCCCAATATCGCCAGCAAGCACTGGGTCTACCGCCAATATGACCACCAGGTGCAGAATAACACCGTGGTACTCCCTGGCAGTGACGCTGCCGTGCTGCGGGTGATGGGTACCAAGAAGGCCATCGCCCTGGCCAACGATGGAAATGGGCGATACTGCTATCTCGATCCGTATCGCGGGGGAGCCATTGCTGTAGCCGAAGCGGCGCGCAACGTCGTCTGTGCGGGTAGCAAGCCCCTGGCTATGACCAACTGCCTGAACTTCGGCGATCCAGACAGAAGGGACGTTTACTACCAGCTTAAGGAGTGTATCAGGGGGATGGCTGCTGCCTGCCGCAAACTCGGCGTTCCGGTTATCAGTGGCAATGTCAGCCTTTATAATGAGACGAAGGGCCAAGCTGTTTATCCCACACCCGTGGTAGGAATGTTGGGACTGCTGCAGGACGCACGGAAACACTGCACCACGAGCTTCAAAGACGAAGGTGACCTGGTATTCCTCCTGGGAAGCCAGGACGATAAAGGTCTTGCTGGAAGCGAGTACCTTGAAGCCATGCATGGGCTGGTGGTAGGAAGACCCTTCATCGACCTGGAACTGGAGAGTAGGGTGCAACGGTGCTGTCTCGCCTTAATCGGCCAGGGCGTAGTCAATTCTGCTCACGATTGTTCCGACGGTGGTTTGCTGGTAGCTTTAGCTGAGTGCTGCATTGCTGGTAACGTCGGTTTCAAAGGCGGCTGGGAAATCCAGGGCAGGAGAGACGCCGCTCTCTTTGGCGAGCTTCAGTCGAGGATCGTAGTGACAGTCCCGCCGGAAAAAGAGACGCAGTTGCAGCAGGACGCTACCCGCCACGGAGTGGCAATCAGGAAGTTGGGAACAGTAAAGGGCAAAAGGCTGATCGTCGAAGGACTGATTGATGCCGCAGTGAAGCAGATAGCAGCGCCGTGGCACAATGGACTGAACGATCTTCTGCTATCTGGCAGGTGATACCCTGATTCGTAATCCTCAAATAGGCGATCAACTCTAGAGAACTCACCCACCCTGAGATGTCGTGATCAACCCTGTGCCCTTTTCCCTGCACTTGGACGCAGTGCGTCCAGCTTTCATAGTGTTTCCACTCCAAACTATCAGCGTTGATCCCCACCACCCCCAAGACCTCCTTAATATACTCAGCATACCCATAGCCTGAAAACTGTATAGTAATGTCCTGGACACCGCACACGATCGATTTGACAGGGCAACCGTCCACGTCTAAAATCAAGAATGTAGACCCCAAGAGCAGGAGGCGGGGAAATGGTCGAGATGACTATTGATAGCATCAGAGTAAGTGTAATGAATTCCCAGCGGGTAGTGATGCTGAAGGAGCGCAATGCGGAGCGGTACCTGCCCATCTGGATTGGGCCGGCAGAGGCAGACGCCATAGCCATAAAGCTACAAGATGTTACCGTGCCCCGTCCCCTGACTCACGACCTGCTGTGCACTATGATCGGTACTTTGGGAGCCAAGGTGAATTTCATTGTGGTCTGTGATCTTATGAATGACACCTTTTACGCCAGGATCAACATCGGCATCGATGGTGGAGACATAGATGTCGACTCCCGGCCCAGCGATGCCATCGCGCTCGCGGTGCGGGCAAAGGTTCCCATCTATGTTGAGGAAGCTGTCTTAGAAAAAGCAGGGATTATTTTCGATCAGGCAACGGGGAAGCTCATGCCTGGTACCAAGGCGGCCAGTGGCGGCGAAAAAGGGGAGGTAACGGAGGAGGAGTTGCGCAGGCTGTCTGCCTTTAAGGATTTCATTAACAGCCTTGATCTTCAGGATCTTGATAAAGGTAAGACTGAAGACGATTAGGACCTGATTAAGACGATGGACGACAAATTCATTAAGAAGTTGCTTTCCAATATGAAGTGTGGCGTGTGTGGTCAGCGCTACG
Coding sequences:
- a CDS encoding bifunctional nuclease family protein; translation: MVEMTIDSIRVSVMNSQRVVMLKERNAERYLPIWIGPAEADAIAIKLQDVTVPRPLTHDLLCTMIGTLGAKVNFIVVCDLMNDTFYARINIGIDGGDIDVDSRPSDAIALAVRAKVPIYVEEAVLEKAGIIFDQATGKLMPGTKAASGGEKGEVTEEELRRLSAFKDFINSLDLQDLDKGKTEDD
- the purL gene encoding phosphoribosylformylglycinamidine synthase subunit PurL, with translation MPFSKEALDEVALSESEYQIIVDRLGREPSVVELGMFGSLWSEHCGYKHSKLLLKRFPVRGRSVLTKAGEENAGAVDIGDGLCVVMKMESHNHPSAIEPFQGAATGVGGIVRDIFTMGARPIALLNSLRFGPLQEPRNRYLFGGVVAGIGSYGNCLGIPDVGGEIFFSPCYSNNPLVNAMCVGIAESGKLVKSVAKGTGNILLLVGADTGRDGLHGASGLASRTFEEERELRPTVQVGNPFLEKLLIEACVELAETDWIVGMQDLGAAGLTSSVVESAAKGGSGVDVDVGKVPRREQGMTPYEVMLSESQERMLVVVKKGYEDKVRKHFQRWELTSDIIGYVTDDGIARIREGGRIVAEAPVKLLTDPPLYHISCRKPVWLKRLQDFDLSVIPDLSPQECQPALIRLLASPNIASKHWVYRQYDHQVQNNTVVLPGSDAAVLRVMGTKKAIALANDGNGRYCYLDPYRGGAIAVAEAARNVVCAGSKPLAMTNCLNFGDPDRRDVYYQLKECIRGMAAACRKLGVPVISGNVSLYNETKGQAVYPTPVVGMLGLLQDARKHCTTSFKDEGDLVFLLGSQDDKGLAGSEYLEAMHGLVVGRPFIDLELESRVQRCCLALIGQGVVNSAHDCSDGGLLVALAECCIAGNVGFKGGWEIQGRRDAALFGELQSRIVVTVPPEKETQLQQDATRHGVAIRKLGTVKGKRLIVEGLIDAAVKQIAAPWHNGLNDLLLSGR